A single genomic interval of Streptomyces graminofaciens harbors:
- a CDS encoding NUDIX hydrolase — protein sequence MIVWINGAFGAGKSTTARELIDLIPNSTLFDPEVIGGALTHMLPAKRLAEVGDFQDLPSWRRLVIDTAAALLAEMGGTLVVPMTLLRQDYRDEIFGGLAARRIPVRHLLLAPAETILRERIAGRDVPPDLPDGEMRVRQWAYDHIAPYRAALGGWLTADAHLVDTSTLTPYETACRIADAVRTDSVPVCDIVQTPEPTSETLAAGVLLFDERDRVLLVDPTYKAGWEFPGGVVESGEAPARAGMREVMEETGIRLDAVPRLLVVDWEPPAPPGYGGLRLLYDGGHLDTAGEQRPVLPGPELRDWRFVTEEEAADLLPPVRYERLRWALRARERGAALYLEAGIPV from the coding sequence GTGATCGTCTGGATCAACGGTGCGTTCGGTGCGGGGAAGTCCACCACCGCACGGGAACTGATCGACCTGATCCCGAACAGCACGCTCTTCGACCCCGAGGTCATCGGCGGCGCACTGACACACATGCTGCCGGCCAAACGCCTCGCAGAGGTCGGCGACTTCCAGGACCTGCCGAGCTGGCGACGGCTCGTGATCGACACCGCGGCCGCGCTGCTCGCCGAGATGGGCGGCACCCTCGTGGTCCCCATGACCCTGCTCCGGCAGGACTACCGCGACGAGATCTTCGGCGGCCTCGCCGCACGCCGCATACCCGTACGGCATCTGCTCCTCGCCCCGGCCGAAACGATACTGCGTGAGCGAATAGCCGGGCGGGACGTCCCGCCCGACCTCCCCGACGGCGAGATGCGCGTGCGGCAATGGGCGTACGACCACATCGCTCCCTACCGCGCCGCGCTCGGCGGATGGCTCACCGCCGACGCCCACCTCGTCGACACCAGCACCCTCACCCCGTACGAGACGGCGTGCCGTATCGCAGACGCCGTACGCACCGACTCCGTGCCCGTCTGCGACATCGTGCAGACGCCCGAACCCACCTCCGAGACCCTCGCCGCCGGGGTCCTGCTCTTCGACGAGCGGGACCGGGTGCTGCTCGTCGATCCGACGTACAAGGCCGGCTGGGAGTTCCCCGGCGGAGTCGTGGAGTCGGGCGAGGCGCCCGCGCGGGCCGGCATGCGCGAGGTGATGGAGGAGACCGGCATACGGCTCGACGCCGTACCCCGGCTCCTCGTCGTCGACTGGGAACCGCCCGCACCACCCGGCTACGGCGGCCTCCGCCTCCTCTACGACGGCGGGCACCTCGACACCGCCGGGGAGCAACGCCCGGTGCTGCCCGGCCCCGAACTGCGCGACTGGCGGTTCGTCACCGAGGAGGAGGCAGCCGACCTGCTGCCGCCCGTGCGCTACGAGCGGCTCAGGTGGGCGCTCAGGGCCCGGGAGCGGGGTGCCGCGCTGTACCTGGAGGCCGGGATACCGGTCTAG
- a CDS encoding ROK family protein, which yields MQTDLVAALDIGGTKIAGALVDGHGRILVRAQRPTPAREDGDTVMRAVEEVLAELTATPQWSAVTVIGIGSAGPVDASTGTVSPVNVPGWRAFPLVERVRAVTGGLPVELIGDGVAITAAEHWQGAARGHDNALCMVVSTGVGGGLVLGGRLHAGPTGNAGHIGHICVDLDGDPCPCGSRGCVEGIASGPNIARRALAGGWRPGPDGDTSAAAVAAAARAGDPVAVASFERAAQALAAGIAATATLVEIDIAVVGGGVGKAGEVLFAPLRTALKSYATLSFVRGLTVVPAEMGTDAGLVGAAAAALARRGSASGAGVG from the coding sequence ATGCAGACCGACCTCGTGGCCGCGCTCGACATCGGCGGCACCAAGATCGCCGGGGCGCTGGTGGACGGCCACGGCCGGATCCTGGTGCGCGCGCAGCGCCCCACGCCCGCTCGGGAGGACGGCGACACCGTGATGCGGGCCGTCGAGGAGGTGCTCGCCGAGCTGACGGCCACCCCGCAGTGGAGCGCGGTGACGGTGATCGGCATCGGCAGCGCGGGTCCGGTGGACGCCTCCACGGGCACGGTGAGCCCGGTGAATGTGCCCGGCTGGCGTGCGTTCCCCCTGGTAGAGCGGGTCCGGGCGGTCACCGGCGGACTGCCCGTCGAGCTGATCGGCGACGGCGTGGCCATCACGGCCGCCGAGCACTGGCAGGGCGCGGCCCGGGGCCACGACAACGCGCTGTGCATGGTGGTGTCGACGGGCGTCGGGGGCGGTCTGGTCCTCGGTGGACGGCTCCACGCGGGCCCCACCGGCAACGCCGGTCACATCGGTCACATCTGTGTGGACCTCGACGGCGACCCCTGCCCCTGCGGTTCCCGGGGCTGTGTGGAGGGCATCGCGAGCGGCCCCAACATCGCTCGCCGGGCCCTGGCGGGCGGCTGGCGGCCCGGCCCCGACGGCGACACCTCGGCCGCGGCGGTGGCCGCCGCCGCGCGTGCCGGTGACCCGGTCGCCGTGGCCTCCTTCGAGCGCGCCGCGCAGGCCCTCGCCGCCGGTATCGCCGCGACCGCGACCCTCGTCGAGATCGACATCGCGGTCGTCGGCGGGGGAGTCGGCAAGGCGGGCGAGGTCCTCTTCGCCCCGCTGCGCACCGCGCTGAAGAGCTACGCCACGCTGTCGTTCGTACGCGGGCTGACCGTGGTGCCCGCCGAGATGGGCACGGACGCGGGGCTGGTGGGCGCGGCAGCGGCGGCGCTGGCACGCCGGGGGAGCGCGTCGGGGGCGGGGGTGGGGTAG
- a CDS encoding LacI family DNA-binding transcriptional regulator, with product MPETAHRIARQDRNRYGNRPTMKDVAARAGVGLKTVSRVVNGEPGVTPDTERRVQEAIDALGFRRNDSARVLRKGRTASIGLVLEDLADPFYGPLSRAVEEVSRAHGSLLINGSSAEDPDREQELALALCARRVDGLLIIPAGDDHRYLEPEIRAGVATVFLDRPAGRIDADVVLSDNFGGARDGVAHLIAHGHRRIGFIGDMPRIHTAAERLRGYRAAMEDAGIPVEDAWMSLGVTDPERVRRAAEAMLSGPTPVTAVFAANNRVTVTVVRVLAEHTRRVALVGFDDFELADLLRPGVTVVAQDAAQLGRKAAERLFGQLDGTLDTPERIELPTRLIARGSGELPPAD from the coding sequence GTGCCAGAGACCGCCCATCGCATCGCCCGCCAGGACCGGAACCGTTACGGCAACCGTCCCACGATGAAGGACGTGGCGGCCCGGGCCGGAGTAGGCCTGAAGACGGTCTCCCGGGTGGTGAACGGCGAGCCGGGTGTCACCCCGGACACCGAGCGCCGGGTCCAAGAGGCGATAGACGCGCTCGGCTTCCGGCGCAACGACAGCGCGCGGGTGCTGCGCAAGGGCCGCACAGCCAGCATCGGCCTGGTCCTGGAGGACCTCGCCGATCCGTTCTACGGTCCGCTCAGCCGGGCGGTGGAGGAGGTGTCCCGTGCCCACGGCTCGCTGCTGATCAACGGGTCCAGCGCCGAGGACCCGGACCGGGAGCAGGAGTTGGCGCTGGCGCTGTGCGCGCGCCGGGTGGACGGGCTGCTGATCATCCCGGCCGGTGACGACCACCGCTATCTGGAGCCCGAGATCAGGGCGGGTGTCGCCACGGTGTTCCTGGACCGCCCGGCGGGGCGGATCGACGCCGACGTCGTGCTGTCGGACAACTTCGGCGGGGCCCGCGACGGCGTCGCGCACCTCATCGCCCACGGCCATCGCCGCATCGGCTTCATCGGCGACATGCCACGCATCCACACCGCGGCCGAGCGGCTGCGCGGCTACCGGGCGGCGATGGAGGACGCCGGCATCCCGGTCGAGGACGCGTGGATGTCGCTGGGCGTCACCGACCCCGAGCGGGTCCGCCGGGCGGCCGAGGCGATGCTCTCCGGCCCCACGCCCGTCACGGCGGTCTTCGCGGCCAACAACCGCGTGACGGTCACGGTCGTACGGGTACTGGCGGAGCACACCCGCCGGGTCGCCCTCGTCGGCTTCGACGACTTCGAGCTGGCCGATCTGCTCCGGCCGGGCGTCACGGTCGTCGCGCAGGACGCCGCCCAGCTGGGCCGCAAGGCGGCCGAGCGCCTCTTCGGGCAGTTGGACGGCACCCTCGACACCCCTGAGCGCATCGAGCTCCCGACCCGGCTGATCGCCCGTGGCTCGGGCGAACTCCCGCCTGCGGACTGA
- a CDS encoding serine/threonine-protein kinase — MSSGANEQADGVGRLLAGRYRVVEQLGRGGMGVVWRAVDEVLHREVAVKELRTYTDAAGPELADLGLRMQREARAAARVRHPGVVAVHDVAEIDGRPLIVMELVDGPSLDDVLRDRGLLDPREAAAIGAKVMEALAAAHRVGVLHRDVKPGNILLDSSGRVVLTDFGIATMENPGDGSATHLTRSGELVGSLDYLAPERAQGHDPGPASDVWALGATLYAAVEGASPFRRTSTWSTLTAIVAEPLPEPQRSGPLGPVLRQLLDKRPEGRPDAVRARELLEAVAAGAAADPDTPSPEAGVAPIPPREETERSVPSVPPGFGPAGPSTGGAHFGPAPVVGGAGASQPAAPASGAVTTVSAPDTPRRKGRALLAGVAVTVVLAAVGVTVALLDNGDGARTGAGSSTDDSAAPSKGPSRGSVDLSDDSDTTDKGDKKSPSPSEKADKDDGTDTDATDSPSKGADGDTTGGGSGGSDDDSGGSSGGSSSGGSTGGGESTPEPSCFSIGGAKYNCTVWTTAKSYTASGTEVGVLNAGTNYFYCQQNLGRRETSGKWTNVWWAKTDDDSGNTDVFVSVVYIKGGGNDEPVPGLPVC, encoded by the coding sequence GTGTCTTCGGGGGCGAACGAACAGGCGGACGGTGTCGGGCGGTTGCTCGCCGGGCGGTACCGGGTCGTGGAGCAGCTCGGACGCGGCGGGATGGGGGTCGTCTGGCGGGCCGTGGACGAGGTGCTCCACCGAGAGGTCGCCGTCAAGGAACTGCGCACCTACACGGACGCGGCCGGGCCCGAACTGGCCGACCTGGGGCTGCGGATGCAGCGTGAGGCCAGGGCCGCCGCCCGCGTCCGGCACCCCGGGGTCGTCGCCGTGCACGACGTGGCCGAGATCGACGGCCGCCCGCTGATCGTCATGGAGCTGGTCGACGGCCCGTCCCTCGACGACGTCCTGCGCGACCGCGGCCTGCTCGACCCGCGCGAGGCCGCCGCCATCGGCGCCAAGGTCATGGAAGCCCTTGCCGCCGCCCACCGGGTCGGCGTACTCCACCGCGACGTCAAGCCCGGCAACATCCTCCTCGACAGCTCCGGCCGCGTCGTCCTCACCGACTTCGGTATCGCCACGATGGAGAACCCCGGCGACGGCTCGGCCACCCATCTGACCCGCAGCGGTGAACTCGTCGGGTCCCTCGACTACTTGGCCCCCGAGCGCGCTCAGGGCCACGACCCCGGCCCCGCCTCCGACGTCTGGGCCCTCGGCGCCACCCTGTACGCGGCCGTCGAGGGAGCGTCCCCGTTCCGGCGCACGTCGACCTGGTCGACGCTGACCGCGATCGTGGCCGAGCCGTTGCCGGAGCCGCAGCGGTCGGGCCCGCTGGGACCCGTACTGCGGCAGCTGTTGGACAAGAGGCCGGAGGGCCGCCCCGACGCCGTCCGGGCACGCGAGCTGCTGGAGGCCGTGGCGGCCGGGGCAGCTGCCGACCCGGACACTCCGTCGCCGGAGGCGGGCGTTGCCCCGATCCCGCCGAGGGAGGAGACCGAGCGGAGCGTTCCGTCGGTGCCACCGGGGTTCGGACCGGCCGGGCCGAGTACCGGGGGTGCGCACTTCGGACCCGCGCCGGTCGTCGGCGGAGCCGGGGCGTCTCAGCCTGCGGCTCCCGCCTCAGGCGCCGTCACCACCGTGTCCGCCCCGGACACGCCCCGCCGCAAGGGCCGTGCCCTGCTCGCCGGCGTGGCCGTCACCGTCGTCCTCGCGGCCGTCGGCGTGACCGTCGCGCTGCTCGACAACGGCGACGGCGCCAGGACGGGTGCCGGGTCCTCAACCGACGACAGCGCCGCCCCCTCCAAGGGCCCCAGCCGAGGCTCGGTCGATCTCTCCGACGACTCCGACACCACGGACAAGGGCGACAAGAAGTCCCCGAGCCCCAGCGAGAAGGCCGACAAGGACGACGGGACGGACACCGACGCGACCGACTCCCCGTCGAAGGGCGCCGACGGCGATACCACGGGCGGCGGTTCGGGCGGCTCGGACGACGACTCGGGCGGTTCCTCCGGGGGATCGAGCAGCGGAGGTTCGACCGGCGGCGGCGAGTCCACCCCCGAACCCTCCTGCTTCTCCATCGGCGGAGCCAAATACAACTGCACGGTCTGGACCACGGCCAAGTCGTACACCGCCTCCGGCACCGAGGTCGGCGTCCTCAACGCGGGCACCAACTACTTCTACTGCCAGCAGAACCTGGGCCGCCGAGAAACCTCCGGCAAGTGGACCAACGTCTGGTGGGCCAAGACCGACGACGACAGCGGCAACACCGATGTGTTCGTCAGCGTCGTCTACATCAAGGGCGGCGGCAACGACGAGCCGGTGCCCGGACTCCCCGTCTGCTGA